The segment ACCTGGCAAAGGTATTCCACATAATCAGAAAAGTTGGAGATCTCTGTGCTCCAGTCTCCCTGCAATATCAGGAATCCCCGAGTATCACCGGCTGAGACTTTGCGCCCAGGAGCGTTCTCATGCTACTCCGGTCACCTACGCCGGATGTAGATAACATTCTTTGATTTGTTTACTGACAATCACGTTCGGCTAATATCCCACGTCTAGTTCGCTTCGAAGGtacataaaatctatattttttaatcCTACGAGTGCTTAAACTCTCCGCAATCTAGTTACTTACTATCTAGTAACTAACTATTCGTAATATAGGGACGAGGGGCCAGAGTGGGGAGACGTACGCTACACGGACGTTACAATATGTAGCAAAATTTGAGTTGGTAATTTTTTCGAATTTCGATTGTGACTTATACTTAGTGATTTTAAGTTTTGAGTCAATTTTATTCAACCAGTTATATATTCTGTTATATATTGTGAATCACGCATAAGTATTTCCACCAGTGTACCAGAGTGGAGGGATAATTTCCGGTAGAGGAGGGGACAAACAAATTGAATATACGAAGTTTAATTCAGAAATTAATAGAAATTAGTTTTGCAACATTGGTCCAAAGATTTTATTGTTTTAAAACGTGTATAGAACAATAATAAGATGGAAGGTTCCAAAGTATTGCATGTAGAAATATGTCAAAAAGCCATCAGGTATTACCGGTTCTTTGTTAACGAAAATTTGCATTTTTGGTTTTACAATGAATAATTTATCTTCACATCTTAatgaaaatatttgtcaaattcTTCATATATAATTCTAAAAATCGTGTTAATCAacatgttttttaaatattgcttACACAATGTTTTACTTTCAGTTCGTTAACTAATACGGAAATAAAGGAGATGGTACATGAAGAGATAAAAAAATTGGAGGATGTTCAATTAGAAACTATTATGTATGGATACAATTTCTCATATCCTGTAAAAGATCATGTTAATTCAATAGTATATTCTCCCAGGCATTGGAAGgtaatatattaaaaacaaATGAATTTTGGtagaatattttattggaataaattttattcttaaAGAGAGGTCACATGAAAGTACAAGAAGCCATTTTAAGATTTCATGTGTATAAATTAACCGAAGAAGATGCAGCTACAGAAGTGATAGAAAATGATAGTGAAAATTTGCCAGTATCTTCTCATTGGATTTTGCCTACAAGAGAATTTCATCATCTGTGGGAAAATCTTTATTTTGATTCTAACATAAAAGAAGATGTTAGTTGAAATTGTTATCTAtttcaatttataataatttttgtaacGTATACAAAGATTTTTTTCAGTTGTTATGCTATGTGGAAACATCAATGTTATTTTCACGTCACAATGTTAATTCTAACATTATAAGCTGTAATAAGGTAGTGTTATTACACGGACCTCCAGGTACTGGTAAAACTAGCCTGTGCAAAGCTATTGCACAAAAAGTAGCTATTCGTGGGATGGGATTTACTCACGTCGAATTTGTTGAAATAAACAGTCACAGTCTATTTTCAAAGTGGTTTTCAGAGGTGACTTACTACTTGTGTaccaagtaaattattttaacaaATCCGAGATTAAACTTTGACTATTTTCAGAGTGGAAAATTAGTTATGAAATTATTTTCCGAAATGAAGCGTATTCTCGAAAATTCTGAAGTATTAGTTTGCATTCTGATCGATGAAATAGAATCGTTAGCACATGCTCGTAATTCGTACAGTAATGGAGTAGAACCCACTGACTCTATAAGAGTAGTGAATGCCTTACTAACGCAACTGGATATAATAAAACGATACCCGAATGTTTTAATTCTGACTACTAGTAATTTAGTAAAAGCCATTGATTTAGCGTTTATCGATAGAGCAGACATAAGACAGTATATTGGCCATCCTAGTTCTGAAgctatatataaaatttatgctTCTTGCATTAAAGAGTTGATGAGGGTAAATGCATATATTTTCTTATGTGTGTTTTATTAATTGCATTACTTACACATTAATATTTCAGGTATCTCTGCTAGAGTCCAAAGAAATTTTTGATTTTCCTTACTTAGAAAAATTAGGCTTCGAAGAAAACTCTCAAACAAAGGATAGCCTTAAATTAATGAAACTTAGTCAGGAAAGTCTCGGGCTTAGCGGACGAATTTTAAGGAAAATACCATTTTTAGCTTATGCAACGTTTTTGCTCGCGAAATCGCACACATTGTGTCTACTTTTAGAAACCATGCATCTAGTtgttataaaacaaaataaagagaagacagATGATGTCGTTAAAGCATTGAGAAATTTGTAATAAAAGTATTCTGTTAGTATGTACCATGTGTGTCTATAAAATATaagtacatttttttttatgtcaaaataaaatatccttaataaaatattgtaaatGAAAATAACTTATAGTCCGCATTAAGCTATTAAAATACTACGaatattcaagtatatttccattCAAATGAAAAgatcataaatatttttaatcattttgaaTTTCCCGCCGTTCGATTACTAAACACGTTCGTCTCTGTGTTAACCGCTTATCTAGAATCGTGATAGTTTATGGCGCATGAACGTCGTCGTACGCTCGGTGTGGTCGATGCGATCAGTTGTTTTCGAGCTTAAGAGCGTGGAAGTGTTGTTCTTCTGTTTCTGTCGGTTGTTTTCATTCGATCGTTTAGGCAAGAGTCGAATAACATCGATAAATTGCTGCGTGTAACGTAGTTTTCGGCGTGATTCGTGCGTGTAAACGTTGAGTGTTTCTCGTTTCTTTCCCTGTCGCGAAGTATATGCTTCCGGAGTGACAGAGAATCCCGCAAAAATCGAAGAATGTTGGATCGCGATACTGCGATACACCTCATTGCCGGAGGGTGGGTTCCACTTTTTTTTCTTCCCTTCACGTTTAATCTTACTTTCTAAACAAAACCAAtcttaagaaaaaaaaataacaccGCCGCCCGTTCGAAAGAGCTCGTTGCAAGATATGCGTATTTTACGAAGCGAAACGCACATGCGAATTTGCGTGTTAACGCAGATGTATTTTATTTGGTTTAGACCAACTTTATTGATACTATCACTCCTTGCGTGGAGTAAAGTAATTACTCCTTACATGAGTAAATTATATAACTCGGTTACATACTAAATTTAACGAAATTATTTACCAAAGATTATTAGTGTGTTTGATACTCTGTAGGGTTGCCACCTTTCTCCGATACTAAAACCGAAAACTGGGAACCTGGTAATAAAGAACTACTAAATCGCTAAAATTCGTCGTAGAAAACGCTTCATTCTGCAAAATGCGTGTGAATTCGTGAACAGCGGGTCAATAACGAGTGTGATTTAGAATATTTGGCAATAAATATATGAAACTGTTAAGGGAAAATTCCATAGAAGCAAGTACTGCGACATTGTTTGCCGGCACGTTTTACGTCATCTTCGCCGGTCTTCTCTCGTGCATGTAGACTGAGTTACGAAAGTACTTGGAACGTTCGAGGTGGAAAATTATAATGGATACGATATGTGAGCTACATCGGTTTTCGAAATATTGGTACATCGAGATAGTTGTTGGAATtgtatgggaaaaatttgaggaaaatCTAACAATACCGTGAATACACTCGAGCGACGAACTGTTATTGCATAATTGGTCCACCTTTAACACTAATGAAACGTCTGAAGCAATGGTTCAATACATGTTCTAATCTTTCATAAGCTTTCTTGCAATCTTCGCAATTGTACGTGTCGCTGGAGCTACAACATTGCCAATACAATTCTGACAGTTTAAGATTAATCGTAATTACACCAATAATTGGAAGTTTTCAGTGTAATGTGCACGGTGATCGttcgatgaaattttttatCGTGAACGTTTAAGTACTTCCTTGGCCTACGGTATATACCAACTATATGCGTAATTGATCGTCCCAATTTAGAAACTCGTATTTTCGGGCGCCACGGCATCGTTGGAAATTATTCACggcgattcggagatttttgTTCGAATCTCGAGTGCCAAGACGCGAATGGAATTACATAATATATTTACGAACGTTCCTGTCGCCA is part of the Colletes latitarsis isolate SP2378_abdomen chromosome 10, iyColLati1, whole genome shotgun sequence genome and harbors:
- the Pch2 gene encoding pachytene checkpoint 2 protein codes for the protein MEGSKVLHVEICQKAISSLTNTEIKEMVHEEIKKLEDVQLETIMYGYNFSYPVKDHVNSIVYSPRHWKRGHMKVQEAILRFHVYKLTEEDAATEVIENDSENLPVSSHWILPTREFHHLWENLYFDSNIKEDLLCYVETSMLFSRHNVNSNIISCNKVVLLHGPPGTGKTSLCKAIAQKVAIRGMGFTHVEFVEINSHSLFSKWFSESGKLVMKLFSEMKRILENSEVLVCILIDEIESLAHARNSYSNGVEPTDSIRVVNALLTQLDIIKRYPNVLILTTSNLVKAIDLAFIDRADIRQYIGHPSSEAIYKIYASCIKELMRVSLLESKEIFDFPYLEKLGFEENSQTKDSLKLMKLSQESLGLSGRILRKIPFLAYATFLLAKSHTLCLLLETMHLVVIKQNKEKTDDVVKALRNL